The following coding sequences are from one Salvia hispanica cultivar TCC Black 2014 chromosome 3, UniMelb_Shisp_WGS_1.0, whole genome shotgun sequence window:
- the LOC125211776 gene encoding abscisic acid receptor PYL2-like, producing the protein MDDKGGIPQGLTAEEFAQLEHVIRTYHTFDALPNTCTSLITQRIDAPADAVWPLVRRFDNPQRYKHFIKSCRLTGDGGVGSIREVTVVSGLPASTSTERLEILDDSRHIISFRVVGGEHRLNNYRSVTSVNEFTIAAGKTYTIVIESYIVDIPEGNTGEDTKMFTDTVVKLNLQKLGVVAIASMHGGGAD; encoded by the coding sequence ATGGACGACAAGGGCGGGATTCCGCAGGGCCTAACCGCGGAGGAATTCGCCCAGCTGGAGCACGTGATCCGCACCTACCACACGTTCGACGCATTGCCCAACACATGCACCTCTCTCATCACGCAGCGGATCGACGCGCCGGCCGACGCGGTCTGGCCCCTGGTGCGCCGATTCGACAATCCCCAGCGCTACAAGCACTTCATCAAGAGCTGCCGCCTCACCGGCGACGGCGGCGTCGGCAGCATCCGCGAGGTCACCGTCGTCTCCGGCCTCCccgcctccacctccaccgAGCGCCTCGAGATCCTCGACGACTCCCGCCACATCATCAGCTTCCGCGTCGTCGGCGGCGAGCACCGCCTCAACAACTACCGATCCGTCACCTCCGTCAACGAATTCACCATCGCCGCCGGCAAAACCTACACGATCGTCATCGAATCGTACATCGTCGACATTCCCGAGGGGAACACCGGCGAGGACACGAAGATGTTCACCGACACCGTCGTCAAACTCAATCTCCAGAAGCTCGGAGTGGTGGCGATCGCATCGATGCATGGCGGCGGCGCCGATTGA
- the LOC125215787 gene encoding K(+) efflux antiporter 4-like isoform X1 translates to MSRSLPAAVLLAVVLVAAAAVSEDSKLAEEGDVAAAIFSNATITGNKTSPKEDTFADMIDRALQKEFTENEDHNEENDAGSFNNTVAEQQAVLETVARVKPKKNETKEEKSFKFNKVFNLDNDNGAEETPTLIDRKDNVFIISNFKSKYPVLQLDLRLISDLVVVIVSATCGGIAFACAGQPVLTGYLLAGSLVGPGGLNIISEMVQVETVAQFGVIFLLFALGLEFSTTKLRVVRAVAILGGLLQILFFMCLCGIIASACGGRASEGVFVGAFLSMSSTAVVYKFLMEKNSTNALHGQVTIGTLILQDCAVGLLFAMLPVLGGTSGVMQGVISMTKSLVVLIAFLAALTVLSWTCVPWFLKLMISLSSQTNELYQLASVAFCLLVAWTSDKLGLSLELGSFAAGVMIATTDLGQHTLEQVEPIRNMFAALFLSSIGMLIHVHFLWNHVDILLASVILVVIVKTIVISVVVKGFGYNNKTSLLVGMSLAQIGEFAFVLLSRASNLHLVEGKVYLLLLGTTALSLVTTPLLFKLIPAVVHLGILLRWFSPESQVEIGLKGDVLRSDSSKQRIALISKDRLIHEV, encoded by the exons ATGAGTAGATCGCTACCCGCCGCTGTCTTACTGGCAGTGGTactcgtcgccgccgccgcggtGTCTGAGGATTCCAAGCTGGCCGAGGAGGGAGACGTCGCCGCTGCCATCTTCTCCAATGCGACCATTACTGGGAACAAGACCAGTCCGAAGGAGGACACGTTTGCTGATATGATCGACCGTGCGCTCCAGAAGGAATTCACGGAGAATGAGGATCATAATGAAG AAAACGATGCCGGTAGCTTCAACAACACTGTGGCTGAGCAACAG GCTGTGTTGGAAACAGTAGCTAGAGTGAAgccaaagaaaaatgaaacaaaagaagaaaa AtcctttaaatttaataaagtttTCAACCTGGATAATGACAATGGAGCTGAAGAGACCCCAACATTAATCGATAGAAAG GATAATGTATTTatcatatcaaatttcaaatccaaATACCCTGTGCTGCAGTTAGACTTGAG GCTCATATCAGACCTAGTTGTCGTCATTGTCTCTGCAACTTGTGGTGGAATTGCTTTTGCCTGTGCTGGACAACCG GTGCTTACTGGATACTTATTAGCAGGATCACTTGTTGGACCTGGAGGTCTGAATATTATCAGTGAAATGGTGCAA GTTGAGACAGTGGCTCAGTTTGGTGTAATTTTCCTTCTGTTTGCCCTGGGCCTGGAGTTCTCCACAACAAAG CTACGAGTTGTTCGTGCAGTTGCTATTCTTGGAGGGTTACTTCAAATTCTCTTTTTCATGTGCCTATGTGGAATTATAGCCTCG GCTTGTGGTGGCAGAGCTTCTGAGGGTGTATTTGTTGGAGCTTTTCTGTCGATGTCATCTACAGCAGTG GTTTACAAGTTCCTGATGGAGAAAAATAGTACAAACGCTCTTCATGGTCAAGTGACTATTGGCACACTGATCTTACAG GACTGTGCTGTAGGATTGCTATTTGCTATGCTTCCGGTTCTTGGTGGAACTTCTGGTGTTATGCAGGGGGTCATTTCCATGACTAAATC GTTGGTGGTGTTGATTGCGTTCTTGGCAGCTCTAACAGTATTGTCGTGGACATGTGTGCCTTGGTTCTTGAAACTCATGATAAGTTTGTCATCACAG ACCAACGAACTTTATCAATTGGCATCTGTTGCATTTTGCCTTCTTGTTGCTTGG ACTAGCGACAAGCTTGGTCTCAGTTTAGAATTGGGTTCATTTGCTGCAGGAGTAATGATAGCCACAACCGATCTTGGTCAGCATACCCTTGAACAA GTTGAGCCTATTCGCAATATGTTTGCTGCTCTTTTCTTGTCTAGCATTGGCATGCTGATCCATGTTCATTTTCTATGGAATCATGTTGATATCTTGCTGGCATCAGTTATACTGGTTGTCATTGTGAAAACAATAGTAATTTCTGTAGTTGTCAAGGGATTTGGCTACAACAACAAAACTTCGCTTCTT GTCGGTATGTCTTTGGCACAAATAGGGGAATTTGCTTTTGTGCTTCTTAGTCGTGCCTCAAATCTGCATCTGGTTGAG GGGAAAGTGTATCTGCTGCTTCTTGGAACTACAGCCCTCAGTCTG GTAACTACTCCATTGCTTTTTAAGCTTATACCAGCAGTTGTGCACCTAGGCATCTTGTTACGCTGGTTTTCACCTGAAAGCCAAGTCGAG ATCGGACTCAAAGGAGACGTTCTCCGGTCTGACAGTTCTAAGCAGAGAATCGCCTTGATATCTAAGGATCGCTTGATACATGAAGTATGA
- the LOC125215787 gene encoding K(+) efflux antiporter 4-like isoform X2, with product MSRSLPAAVLLAVVLVAAAAVSEDSKLAEEGDVAAAIFSNATITGNKTSPKEDTFADMIDRALQKEFTENEDHNEENDAGSFNNTVAEQQAVLETVARVKPKKNETKEEKSFKFNKVFNLDNDNGAEETPTLIDRKDNVFIISNFKSKYPVLQLDLRLISDLVVVIVSATCGGIAFACAGQPVLTGYLLAGSLVGPGGLNIISEMVQVETVAQFGVIFLLFALGLEFSTTKLRVVRAVAILGGLLQILFFMCLCGIIASACGGRASEGVFVGAFLSMSSTAVVYKFLMEKNSTNALHGQVTIGTLILQDCAVGLLFAMLPVLGGTSGVMQGVISMTKSQVGGVDCVLGSSNSIVVDMCALVLETHDKFVITDQRTLSIGICCILPSCCLGVMIATTDLGQHTLEQVEPIRNMFAALFLSSIGMLIHVHFLWNHVDILLASVILVVIVKTIVISVVVKGFGYNNKTSLLVGMSLAQIGEFAFVLLSRASNLHLVEGKVYLLLLGTTALSLVTTPLLFKLIPAVVHLGILLRWFSPESQVEIGLKGDVLRSDSSKQRIALISKDRLIHEV from the exons ATGAGTAGATCGCTACCCGCCGCTGTCTTACTGGCAGTGGTactcgtcgccgccgccgcggtGTCTGAGGATTCCAAGCTGGCCGAGGAGGGAGACGTCGCCGCTGCCATCTTCTCCAATGCGACCATTACTGGGAACAAGACCAGTCCGAAGGAGGACACGTTTGCTGATATGATCGACCGTGCGCTCCAGAAGGAATTCACGGAGAATGAGGATCATAATGAAG AAAACGATGCCGGTAGCTTCAACAACACTGTGGCTGAGCAACAG GCTGTGTTGGAAACAGTAGCTAGAGTGAAgccaaagaaaaatgaaacaaaagaagaaaa AtcctttaaatttaataaagtttTCAACCTGGATAATGACAATGGAGCTGAAGAGACCCCAACATTAATCGATAGAAAG GATAATGTATTTatcatatcaaatttcaaatccaaATACCCTGTGCTGCAGTTAGACTTGAG GCTCATATCAGACCTAGTTGTCGTCATTGTCTCTGCAACTTGTGGTGGAATTGCTTTTGCCTGTGCTGGACAACCG GTGCTTACTGGATACTTATTAGCAGGATCACTTGTTGGACCTGGAGGTCTGAATATTATCAGTGAAATGGTGCAA GTTGAGACAGTGGCTCAGTTTGGTGTAATTTTCCTTCTGTTTGCCCTGGGCCTGGAGTTCTCCACAACAAAG CTACGAGTTGTTCGTGCAGTTGCTATTCTTGGAGGGTTACTTCAAATTCTCTTTTTCATGTGCCTATGTGGAATTATAGCCTCG GCTTGTGGTGGCAGAGCTTCTGAGGGTGTATTTGTTGGAGCTTTTCTGTCGATGTCATCTACAGCAGTG GTTTACAAGTTCCTGATGGAGAAAAATAGTACAAACGCTCTTCATGGTCAAGTGACTATTGGCACACTGATCTTACAG GACTGTGCTGTAGGATTGCTATTTGCTATGCTTCCGGTTCTTGGTGGAACTTCTGGTGTTATGCAGGGGGTCATTTCCATGACTAAATC CCAGGTTGGTGGTGTTGATTGCGTTCTTGGCAGCTCTAACAGTATTGTCGTGGACATGTGTGCCTTGGTTCTTGAAACTCATGATAAGTTTGTCATCACAG ACCAACGAACTTTATCAATTGGCATCTGTTGCATTTTGCCTTCTTGTTGCTTGG GAGTAATGATAGCCACAACCGATCTTGGTCAGCATACCCTTGAACAA GTTGAGCCTATTCGCAATATGTTTGCTGCTCTTTTCTTGTCTAGCATTGGCATGCTGATCCATGTTCATTTTCTATGGAATCATGTTGATATCTTGCTGGCATCAGTTATACTGGTTGTCATTGTGAAAACAATAGTAATTTCTGTAGTTGTCAAGGGATTTGGCTACAACAACAAAACTTCGCTTCTT GTCGGTATGTCTTTGGCACAAATAGGGGAATTTGCTTTTGTGCTTCTTAGTCGTGCCTCAAATCTGCATCTGGTTGAG GGGAAAGTGTATCTGCTGCTTCTTGGAACTACAGCCCTCAGTCTG GTAACTACTCCATTGCTTTTTAAGCTTATACCAGCAGTTGTGCACCTAGGCATCTTGTTACGCTGGTTTTCACCTGAAAGCCAAGTCGAG ATCGGACTCAAAGGAGACGTTCTCCGGTCTGACAGTTCTAAGCAGAGAATCGCCTTGATATCTAAGGATCGCTTGATACATGAAGTATGA
- the LOC125215787 gene encoding K(+) efflux antiporter 6-like isoform X3, protein MKQKKKSRSFKFNKVFNLDNDNGAEETPTLIDRKDNVFIISNFKSKYPVLQLDLRLISDLVVVIVSATCGGIAFACAGQPVLTGYLLAGSLVGPGGLNIISEMVQVETVAQFGVIFLLFALGLEFSTTKLRVVRAVAILGGLLQILFFMCLCGIIASACGGRASEGVFVGAFLSMSSTAVVYKFLMEKNSTNALHGQVTIGTLILQDCAVGLLFAMLPVLGGTSGVMQGVISMTKSLVVLIAFLAALTVLSWTCVPWFLKLMISLSSQTNELYQLASVAFCLLVAWTSDKLGLSLELGSFAAGVMIATTDLGQHTLEQVEPIRNMFAALFLSSIGMLIHVHFLWNHVDILLASVILVVIVKTIVISVVVKGFGYNNKTSLLVGMSLAQIGEFAFVLLSRASNLHLVEGKVYLLLLGTTALSLVTTPLLFKLIPAVVHLGILLRWFSPESQVEIGLKGDVLRSDSSKQRIALISKDRLIHEV, encoded by the exons atgaaacaaaagaagaaaagtag AtcctttaaatttaataaagtttTCAACCTGGATAATGACAATGGAGCTGAAGAGACCCCAACATTAATCGATAGAAAG GATAATGTATTTatcatatcaaatttcaaatccaaATACCCTGTGCTGCAGTTAGACTTGAG GCTCATATCAGACCTAGTTGTCGTCATTGTCTCTGCAACTTGTGGTGGAATTGCTTTTGCCTGTGCTGGACAACCG GTGCTTACTGGATACTTATTAGCAGGATCACTTGTTGGACCTGGAGGTCTGAATATTATCAGTGAAATGGTGCAA GTTGAGACAGTGGCTCAGTTTGGTGTAATTTTCCTTCTGTTTGCCCTGGGCCTGGAGTTCTCCACAACAAAG CTACGAGTTGTTCGTGCAGTTGCTATTCTTGGAGGGTTACTTCAAATTCTCTTTTTCATGTGCCTATGTGGAATTATAGCCTCG GCTTGTGGTGGCAGAGCTTCTGAGGGTGTATTTGTTGGAGCTTTTCTGTCGATGTCATCTACAGCAGTG GTTTACAAGTTCCTGATGGAGAAAAATAGTACAAACGCTCTTCATGGTCAAGTGACTATTGGCACACTGATCTTACAG GACTGTGCTGTAGGATTGCTATTTGCTATGCTTCCGGTTCTTGGTGGAACTTCTGGTGTTATGCAGGGGGTCATTTCCATGACTAAATC GTTGGTGGTGTTGATTGCGTTCTTGGCAGCTCTAACAGTATTGTCGTGGACATGTGTGCCTTGGTTCTTGAAACTCATGATAAGTTTGTCATCACAG ACCAACGAACTTTATCAATTGGCATCTGTTGCATTTTGCCTTCTTGTTGCTTGG ACTAGCGACAAGCTTGGTCTCAGTTTAGAATTGGGTTCATTTGCTGCAGGAGTAATGATAGCCACAACCGATCTTGGTCAGCATACCCTTGAACAA GTTGAGCCTATTCGCAATATGTTTGCTGCTCTTTTCTTGTCTAGCATTGGCATGCTGATCCATGTTCATTTTCTATGGAATCATGTTGATATCTTGCTGGCATCAGTTATACTGGTTGTCATTGTGAAAACAATAGTAATTTCTGTAGTTGTCAAGGGATTTGGCTACAACAACAAAACTTCGCTTCTT GTCGGTATGTCTTTGGCACAAATAGGGGAATTTGCTTTTGTGCTTCTTAGTCGTGCCTCAAATCTGCATCTGGTTGAG GGGAAAGTGTATCTGCTGCTTCTTGGAACTACAGCCCTCAGTCTG GTAACTACTCCATTGCTTTTTAAGCTTATACCAGCAGTTGTGCACCTAGGCATCTTGTTACGCTGGTTTTCACCTGAAAGCCAAGTCGAG ATCGGACTCAAAGGAGACGTTCTCCGGTCTGACAGTTCTAAGCAGAGAATCGCCTTGATATCTAAGGATCGCTTGATACATGAAGTATGA
- the LOC125215786 gene encoding probable serine/threonine-protein kinase SIS8 isoform X2, translated as MVQTNMPSLVDLEAISVLNTVGLEVVSVNRGADMELRRLEEIVHFMSMDYLAPNTSQSTSSLVQKIADLIVERMGGPVSDVEEMFWRWRARSQELRVNFNTVVLPLGSLDIGHSRQRALLFKVLADRVNIPCKLVKGSYHTGTDEGAVNLIKLDNGSEYIIDLMGAPGALIPAEAPSRRLQNFGFDITTVAAVGKGSFSAPDQGTRAEASYVDETAKTGSSSFDSSQVATVSNRNGGRFAGKILSDLLEHATGDIYLPSSEICEMPLGAGKKINLVELRVEDVPRKDATEQLHVPLDSAGYRPSSDTQHERRVTFKDRKEEDIPNDGAAIANEHIDSSGNGEAIHIAYTDQSNANKIQDMQIDSAINGVAEMLWEDLQIGERIGIGSYGEVYRAEWNGTEVALKRFMKQDISGDALAQFRCEIEIMLRLRHPNIVLFMGAVLRPPNMSILMEFLPRGSLYKLLHRPNIQIDEKRRIRMAMDVAKGMNYLHTSHPIIVHRDLKTPNLLVDKNWVVKVCDFGMSRLQHNTFLSSKSTAGTAEWMAPEVLRNEPSNEKSDVYSFGVILWELATLRVPWTEMNSMQVVGAVGFQDRHLDIPPMVDPLVADIIRDCWIRNPQGRPSFAQIIARLKRVRRLRVQKTTESRETHL; from the exons ATGGTCCAAACCAACATGCCATCCCTAGTAGATCTTGAAGCAATATCTGTGTTGAACACTGTTGGCCTTGAGGTGGTTTCAGTCAACCGTGGTGCTGATATGGAGCTTCGGAGACTTGAGGAAATAGTGCATTTTATGTCCATGGATTATCTTGCTCCAAATACAAGCCAGAGTACAAGCTCGCTAGTTCAAAAAATTGCTGATCTTATTGTTGAAAGAATGGGAGGTCCTGTTAGTGATGTTGAAGAAATGTTTTGGAGATGGAGGGCACGGAGTCAGGAGTTAAGAGTCAACTTCAACACAGTTGTCCTTCCTCTTGGTTCTCTTGACATTGGCCATTCACGCCAAAGGGCCTTACTCTTTAAG GTACTTGCTGATAGGGTTAACATTCCATGTAAGCTAGTCAAAGGGAGTTATCATACTGGCACTGATGAAGGAGCTGTAAACTTGATAAAATTGGACAATGGAAG TGAATATATTATAGATCTGATGGGTGCTCCTGGGGCTCTCATTCCTGCTGAAGCACCTAGTAGGCGtcttcaaaattttgggtttgatATTACAACTGTTGCAGCAGTTGGCAAAGGTTCATTTTCAGCACCTGACCAAGGAACCAGAGCAGAAGCGTCCTACGTAGATGAAACTGCCAAAACTGGAAGTTCAAGTTTTGACTCATCTCAGGTTGCTACTGTATCAAATAGAAACGGTGGTAGATTCGCTGGAAAAATCCTGTCAGACCTGTTGGAGCATGCTACTGGAGATATTTATCTACCCTCaagtgaaatatgtgaaatgcCATTGGGTGCTggcaagaaaataaatttggtaGAGTTGCGAGTTGAAGATGTTCCCAG GAAAGATGCAACTGAACAATTGCATGTGCCTCTGGATTCAGCTGGATACAGACCATCTTCTGATACCCAACACGAACGAAGAGTAACTTTCAAAGACAGAAAGGAGGAAGACATCCCAAATGACGGTGCTGCAATTGCTAATGAACATATTGATTCTTCTGGAAATGGAGAGGCTATACACATAGCCTACACTGACCAGTCTAATGCTAACAAGATTCAAGATATGCAAATTGATTCAGCAATAAATGGAGTGGCCGAAATGTTATGGGAGGATCTTCAGATTGGTGAACGCATTGGTATAG GATCTTATGGTGAGGTCTACCGAGCAGAATGGAATGGCACA GAAGTTGCATTGAAGAGGTTTATGAAACAAGATATATCAGGTGATGCACTAGCACAGTTTAGATGTGAG ATCGAGATTATGTTGAGGTTGCGACATCCAAATATTGTTCTTTTCATGGGAGCTGTATTACGGCCCCCAAATATGTCTATATTGATGGAATTTCTCCCAAG AGGTAGCTTGTATAAGCTGCTGCACCGTCCAAATATccaaattgatgaaaaaaggCGAATAAGGATGGCCATGGATGTG GCCAAGGGAATGAATTATTTACACACTAGCCATCCGATTATCGTGCATCGAGATCTCAAGACTCCAAACCTTCTTGTTGATAAAAATTGGGTCGTTAAG GTTTGTGACTTTGGGATGTCGCGCCTGCAGCACAACACTTTTCTATCTTCTAAATCGACTGCTGGAACG GCTGAGTGGATGGCACCAGAAGTTCTAAGGAATGAACCATCTAACGAGAA ATCTGATGTATATAGTTTTGGGGTCATTTTATGGGAGCTGGCTACTCTGCGGGTGCCATGGACAGAAATGAACTCGATGCAAGTAGTTGGAGCCGTTGGATTTCAAGACAGACACCTTGACATCCCGCCCATGGTTGATCCACTGGTTGCAGATATAATACGCGATTGCTGGATTAG AAACCCACAGGGACGCCCTTCGTTTGCACAGATTATTGCTCGACTCAAACGCGTGCGTCGCCTTAGGGTGCAGAAAACAACTGAGAGTCGTGAAACCCATCTCTGA
- the LOC125215786 gene encoding probable serine/threonine-protein kinase SIS8 isoform X1, whose product MPKMKRFLRKLHIGDHQPPPVPDQPAQTASSQLSESSSPSPSPSPLPDLPQTASSSENEAAGTNFNYLEEEFQMQLALAISVSDPGQTGVDSEMAQINAVKQISLGRSPSQSLAEFLALRYWSCNVVNYDEKVIDGFYDVCGIDSSSMVQTNMPSLVDLEAISVLNTVGLEVVSVNRGADMELRRLEEIVHFMSMDYLAPNTSQSTSSLVQKIADLIVERMGGPVSDVEEMFWRWRARSQELRVNFNTVVLPLGSLDIGHSRQRALLFKVLADRVNIPCKLVKGSYHTGTDEGAVNLIKLDNGSEYIIDLMGAPGALIPAEAPSRRLQNFGFDITTVAAVGKGSFSAPDQGTRAEASYVDETAKTGSSSFDSSQVATVSNRNGGRFAGKILSDLLEHATGDIYLPSSEICEMPLGAGKKINLVELRVEDVPRKDATEQLHVPLDSAGYRPSSDTQHERRVTFKDRKEEDIPNDGAAIANEHIDSSGNGEAIHIAYTDQSNANKIQDMQIDSAINGVAEMLWEDLQIGERIGIGSYGEVYRAEWNGTEVALKRFMKQDISGDALAQFRCEIEIMLRLRHPNIVLFMGAVLRPPNMSILMEFLPRGSLYKLLHRPNIQIDEKRRIRMAMDVAKGMNYLHTSHPIIVHRDLKTPNLLVDKNWVVKVCDFGMSRLQHNTFLSSKSTAGTAEWMAPEVLRNEPSNEKSDVYSFGVILWELATLRVPWTEMNSMQVVGAVGFQDRHLDIPPMVDPLVADIIRDCWIRNPQGRPSFAQIIARLKRVRRLRVQKTTESRETHL is encoded by the exons ATGCCGAAGATGAAGCGCTTTCTTCGGAAGCTGCACATCGGCGATCACCAGCCGCCTCCCGTCCCCGATCAGCCAGCTCAAACGGCGTCGTCGCAGCTGTCGGAGTCGTCGTCTCCGTCTCCTTCGCCGTCGCCGCTGCCTGATTTGCCGCAGACGGCGTCCTCGTCGGAGAACGAGGCCGCGGGTACCAATTTCAATTACCTCGAAGAGGAGTTCCAAATGCAATTGGCGCTGGCAATCAGCGTTTCGGATCCAGGTCAAACCGGCGTTGACTCGGAAATGGCTCAAATCAACGCGGTTAAGCAGATTAGTCTTGGCCGCTCTCCTTCTCAAAGCCTAGCTGAATTTCTAGCCCTCCGATATTGG AGCTGTAATGTTGTAAATTATGATGAGAAAGTAATAGATGGATTCTATGATGTTTGTGGAATTGATTCCAGCTCGATGGTCCAAACCAACATGCCATCCCTAGTAGATCTTGAAGCAATATCTGTGTTGAACACTGTTGGCCTTGAGGTGGTTTCAGTCAACCGTGGTGCTGATATGGAGCTTCGGAGACTTGAGGAAATAGTGCATTTTATGTCCATGGATTATCTTGCTCCAAATACAAGCCAGAGTACAAGCTCGCTAGTTCAAAAAATTGCTGATCTTATTGTTGAAAGAATGGGAGGTCCTGTTAGTGATGTTGAAGAAATGTTTTGGAGATGGAGGGCACGGAGTCAGGAGTTAAGAGTCAACTTCAACACAGTTGTCCTTCCTCTTGGTTCTCTTGACATTGGCCATTCACGCCAAAGGGCCTTACTCTTTAAG GTACTTGCTGATAGGGTTAACATTCCATGTAAGCTAGTCAAAGGGAGTTATCATACTGGCACTGATGAAGGAGCTGTAAACTTGATAAAATTGGACAATGGAAG TGAATATATTATAGATCTGATGGGTGCTCCTGGGGCTCTCATTCCTGCTGAAGCACCTAGTAGGCGtcttcaaaattttgggtttgatATTACAACTGTTGCAGCAGTTGGCAAAGGTTCATTTTCAGCACCTGACCAAGGAACCAGAGCAGAAGCGTCCTACGTAGATGAAACTGCCAAAACTGGAAGTTCAAGTTTTGACTCATCTCAGGTTGCTACTGTATCAAATAGAAACGGTGGTAGATTCGCTGGAAAAATCCTGTCAGACCTGTTGGAGCATGCTACTGGAGATATTTATCTACCCTCaagtgaaatatgtgaaatgcCATTGGGTGCTggcaagaaaataaatttggtaGAGTTGCGAGTTGAAGATGTTCCCAG GAAAGATGCAACTGAACAATTGCATGTGCCTCTGGATTCAGCTGGATACAGACCATCTTCTGATACCCAACACGAACGAAGAGTAACTTTCAAAGACAGAAAGGAGGAAGACATCCCAAATGACGGTGCTGCAATTGCTAATGAACATATTGATTCTTCTGGAAATGGAGAGGCTATACACATAGCCTACACTGACCAGTCTAATGCTAACAAGATTCAAGATATGCAAATTGATTCAGCAATAAATGGAGTGGCCGAAATGTTATGGGAGGATCTTCAGATTGGTGAACGCATTGGTATAG GATCTTATGGTGAGGTCTACCGAGCAGAATGGAATGGCACA GAAGTTGCATTGAAGAGGTTTATGAAACAAGATATATCAGGTGATGCACTAGCACAGTTTAGATGTGAG ATCGAGATTATGTTGAGGTTGCGACATCCAAATATTGTTCTTTTCATGGGAGCTGTATTACGGCCCCCAAATATGTCTATATTGATGGAATTTCTCCCAAG AGGTAGCTTGTATAAGCTGCTGCACCGTCCAAATATccaaattgatgaaaaaaggCGAATAAGGATGGCCATGGATGTG GCCAAGGGAATGAATTATTTACACACTAGCCATCCGATTATCGTGCATCGAGATCTCAAGACTCCAAACCTTCTTGTTGATAAAAATTGGGTCGTTAAG GTTTGTGACTTTGGGATGTCGCGCCTGCAGCACAACACTTTTCTATCTTCTAAATCGACTGCTGGAACG GCTGAGTGGATGGCACCAGAAGTTCTAAGGAATGAACCATCTAACGAGAA ATCTGATGTATATAGTTTTGGGGTCATTTTATGGGAGCTGGCTACTCTGCGGGTGCCATGGACAGAAATGAACTCGATGCAAGTAGTTGGAGCCGTTGGATTTCAAGACAGACACCTTGACATCCCGCCCATGGTTGATCCACTGGTTGCAGATATAATACGCGATTGCTGGATTAG AAACCCACAGGGACGCCCTTCGTTTGCACAGATTATTGCTCGACTCAAACGCGTGCGTCGCCTTAGGGTGCAGAAAACAACTGAGAGTCGTGAAACCCATCTCTGA